The Apium graveolens cultivar Ventura chromosome 6, ASM990537v1, whole genome shotgun sequence genome contains a region encoding:
- the LOC141667232 gene encoding putative serine/threonine-protein kinase At1g01540 encodes MTVYDASLVNNELSKQTSIFGMKLGVVIGIFVGAIIVLILFLLSLCITSRRRRKTPTGKLETPVESKEIVHEDHHHQRQLVPEIQIDIGKQEHRVTVFSDRQSSGESRATSGNDTASYGGSGSLLPEVSHLGWGRWYTLRELEAATNGLSDENVIGEGGYGIVYSGVLTDNTRVAVKNLLNNRGQAEREFKVEVEVIGRVRHKNLVRLLGYCVEGAYRMLVYDYVDNGNLDQWLHGDVGEASPLTWDIRMNIILGTAKGLAYLHEGLEPKVVHRDIKSSNILLDRQWNAKVSDFGLAKLLGSESSYVTTRVMGTFGYVAPEYACTGMLNEKSDIYSFGILIMEIITGRNPVDYSRPKGEVNLVDWLKAMVGSRKSEEVVDPKLPEMPSSKALKRILLVALRCVDPAAQKRPKMGHVIHMLEADDLLSREERRAGESSRSHRDFKEVNPSALKVGDKQLNDGASDTSEAGDSSRDYDQTTTRR; translated from the exons ATGACAGTCTACGATGCTTCATTGGTTAACAATGAGCTATCAAAGCAAACATCAATCTTCGGGATGAAGCTCGGAGTAGTGATCGGAATATTCGTCGGAGCAATTATAGTTTTAATTCTATTCTTACTATCACTATGCATAACTTCACGTCGGCGGCGAAAAACGCCGACCGGAAAACTGGAAACACCGGTGGAATCGAAGGAGATTGTGCACGAGGATCATCACCATCAGCGTCAATTAGTGCCGGAGATCCAGATCGATATCGGAAAACAGGAGCATAGAGTGACGGTGTTTTCAGATCGGCAATCAAGTGGAGAGAGTAGAGCGACGAGTGGTAATGATACCGCGTCGTATGGAGGCAGTGGATCGTTGTTGCCGGAAGTGTCGCATTTAGGGTGGGGGAGGTGGTATACTTTGAGAGAATTGGAGGCTGCTACTAATGGTTTGAGTGATGAGAATGTGATTGGGGAAGGTGGTTATGGGATTGTTTATAGTGGGGTTTTGACGGATAATACTCGAGTCGCGGTTAAGAATTTGTTGAATAATAG GGGTCAAGCCGAGAGGGAATTCAAAGTAGAGGTGGAAGTAATTGGCCGTGTAAGGCATAAGAACCTTGTCAGGTTGTTGGGCTACTGTGTTGAAGGAGCttatag GATGCTAGTATATGACTACGTGGACAACGGAAATTTAGACCAGTGGCTTCATGGAGATGTAGGGGAAGCCAGCCCTTTGACGTGGGATATTCGTATGAATATCATTTTGGGGACTGCAAAAGG GTTGGCCTATCTTCATGAGGGTCTTGAACCAAAGGTTGTCCATAGAGATATTAAATCTAGCAATATACTACTTGATCGTCAATGGAATGCTAAAGTGTCTGATTTTGGACTGGCCAAACTCTTGGGATCGGAAAGTAGTTATGTGACAACTCGTGTGATGGGAACATTTGG CTATGTTGCACCGGAGTATGCTTGCACTGGTATGTTAAATGAGAAGAGTGATATTTATAGTTTTGGAATACTCATCATGGAGATAATCACGGGGAGAAACCCAGTTGACTACAGTCGGCCAAAAGGAGAG GTGAATCTGGTTGATTGGTTAAAAGCGATGGTAGGAAGTCGGAAATCTGAAGAGGTGGTTGATCCTAAGTTGCCTGAGATGCCTTCTTCAAAAGCACTAAAACGTATACTTTTGGTTGCTCTTAGATGTGTTGATCCAGCTGCTCAAAAGAGGCCTAAAATGGGCCATGTCATTCACATGCTGGAGGCAGATGACTTGCTATCCCGTGAG GAACGAAGAGCAGGAGAATCTTCACGTTCCCATCGTGATTTTAAAGAAGTAAATCCTTCTGCTCTGAAAGTCGGTGATAAACAGCTCAATGATGGAGCATCTGATACAAGTGAAGCTGGAGATAGTAGTAGAGATTATGATCAGACAACTACAAGGAGATAG
- the LOC141663971 gene encoding protein BPS1, chloroplastic-like, translated as MSRPQEPQRPLFPFGNPFRMILPKGSYLSPRLLALVNNFEEALAERLRKLTPENREDVLTLSWMRFAMESLCDIHTDIKALITTLELPVADWDEKWIDVYLDNSVKLLDICIAFSAELSRLNQGHLFLRCVLHNLDSMPSDQFIRARASLDGWKQHITSENSRTKNCFTILDNLVATLDEPKVKNSSKGKVLMRALYGVKVVTVFVCRIFAAAFSGSGMKLMDLQVPEKYFWAEAFTGLQAFVNGEVRNSYSSGRVTVLKELQTFDIIVKKLYPLVEDGTNSVEAKEFRNCISDLRKSAAKFSDGVDMLLKEVDGFFQILLTGRDALLCSLRAGIDGYCPKQMNNITEQVAR; from the coding sequence ATGAGCCGTCCTCAAGAACCACAACGACCTCTCTTCCCCTTTGGAAACCCTTTTCGCATGATATTACCTAAGGGATCATATCTTTCCCCAAGGCTGCTTGCTCTTGTAAATAATTTTGAGGAAGCCTTGGCAGAGAGACTGAGAAAGCTTACACCAGAGAACAGAGAAGATGTCTTGACATTATCTTGGATGAGATTTGCAATGGAGTCACTTTGTGATATTCATACCGACATAAAAGCACTAATAACTACTCTTGAACTTCCTGTAGCTGACTGGGATGAAAAATGGATTGATGTATACTTAGACAATAGTGTTAAGCTCCTTGATATATGTATTGCTTTTTCGGCGGAACTTTCACGGCTCAACCAAGGCCACCTCTTCCTCCGATGTGTCCTGCACAACTTAGATTCTATGCCTTCTGACCAATTTATACGTGCACGTGCTTCTCTTGATGGCTGGAAACAGCATATTACTTCAGAAAATTCAAGAACTAAGAATTGTTTTACTATCTTAGATAATCTTGTTGCAACACTTGACGAACCGAAAGTTAAAAACTCGTCAAAAGGGAAAGTATTGATGCGAGCCTTGTATGGTGTTAAAGTAGTTACTGTCTTTGTGTGCAGAATATTTGCGGCTGCATTTTCAGGTTCTGGGATGAAGTTGATGGATTTACAGGTTCCAGAAAaatacttttgggctgaggcttTCACTGGTTTGCAGGCTTTTGTTAATGGAGAAGTTAGAAATTCATATTCCTCTGGTCGTGTTACTGTATTGAAAGAACTCCAGACATTTGATATAATTGTCAAGAAGCTGTACCCCCTAGTTGAAGATGGTACTAACTCTGTTGAAGCCAAAGAGTTCAGGAATTGCATTTCAGACTTGAGGAAGAGTGCAGCTAAATTCTCAGACGGTGTAGATATGCTTTTGAAGGAAGTGGATGGCTTCTTCCAAATTCTTTTGACGGGACGTGATGCTTTGCTTTGTAGCCTCAGAGCAGGCATTGATGGCTATTGCCCTAAGCAGATGAACAACATCACAGAGCAAGTTGCAAGGTGA